The window GCGTCCAACCGCCTTCTGCGCAATGTCCAGAAAGGGTTTCACGGTCATCGGCTGGCGCGGGCCCACGGCATTGAAGATGCCCGACGCGTTGGTCTCCACCAGATGTACCACAAACCGGGCCAGATCGCGCACATCGATGAACTGCACGGGATCATTGGGCTTGCCCGGCGCCAGCACATCGCCGCCGCGCGCCAAGCGAAACGGCCAGTAGGTGAAGCGATCGGACGTGTCACCGGGGCCCACGATATACGTGGGACGCACCACCACGCCACGCGCGCCGAATACACGTTGCACGATGGCTTCGCCTTGCGCTTTCTGGGTGCCGTACGATTCCGACGGGTCCTTGGGATCGCGCGCGTTGGTGTGCACCGCGTCGGATTCCTTGAGCCCCTTGTGCAGATATGGGTAGTACACGCCGGTGGACGACGTAAACAGATACTGCCCGACCTTGCCATCCAGCAGCGCAGCGGACTGTCGCACCCACTCGGGATTGGTGGCGGAATCATCAATCACCGCGTCCCAGGTTCGCCCCGCCAGTGCATCCAGCTTGCCGTTGCGATCGCCCACCAGGCGCTCGACGCTGGATGGAATATCCGCATCACGGCGTCCTCGCGTGAAGATCGTCACCGTGTGTCCGCGAGCGACCGCCTCGCGCACAATATGCGGACCGATGAAACCGG is drawn from Gemmatimonadaceae bacterium and contains these coding sequences:
- a CDS encoding NAD-dependent epimerase/dehydratase family protein, which gives rise to MSGSPSNRRRFLRDALAMSSAFALPLQRLTALTSTDAAWRGSGKSILILGGTGFIGPHIVREAVARGHTVTIFTRGRRDADIPSSVERLVGDRNGKLDALAGRTWDAVIDDSATNPEWVRQSAALLDGKVGQYLFTSSTGVYYPYLHKGLKESDAVHTNARDPKDPSESYGTQKAQGEAIVQRVFGARGVVVRPTYIVGPGDTSDRFTYWPFRLARGGDVLAPGKPNDPVQFIDVRDLARFVVHLVETNASGIFNAVGPRQPMTVKPFLDIAQKAVGRNVRYVWFDDDAWFIKNGIDGIVPWILARGNDLGHTSIVTSRSYAAGLTLRPVADTLHDTLAWFTGLPAERQAAGKWVLKPEQEQALLAQIAGKSPPGSD